One segment of Methanolinea mesophila DNA contains the following:
- a CDS encoding flavodoxin family protein has translation MTDIVVLVDSRGGNTRKVAEAIAGALGVTVGDLSAPLPAGAKTLFLGSGTYGGKPGESMKKFIEANDFTGRKVALFGTSGGPPGAEKMIDAMAEDLSKKGAAIAGRFHCRGKFLFTNRGHPNAEDLENAKKFAREMAGVS, from the coding sequence ATGACCGACATCGTCGTGCTTGTGGATTCGCGGGGTGGGAATACCAGAAAAGTGGCAGAGGCAATTGCCGGAGCACTCGGCGTCACCGTGGGGGACCTCTCGGCTCCGCTGCCCGCCGGGGCGAAGACCCTGTTTCTCGGGAGTGGTACCTACGGCGGGAAGCCGGGAGAATCCATGAAGAAATTCATCGAAGCCAATGACTTTACCGGGCGCAAAGTAGCACTCTTCGGCACCTCCGGGGGACCCCCGGGAGCGGAAAAGATGATCGATGCCATGGCCGAGGATCTCTCCAAAAAAGGTGCCGCGATCGCGGGACGTTTCCATTGCAGGGGGAAATTCCTCTTCACGAACCGGGGTCATCCCAACGCGGAGGACCTGGAGAACGCGAAGAAGTTCGCCCGGGAGATGGCCGGGGTTTCGTGA
- the ercA gene encoding alcohol dehydrogenase-like regulatory protein ErcA, whose amino-acid sequence MIGTGFELRKFVAPEFVIGADARTLAGRYARNLGARHVLLVTGPDITKEWWHRDVTASLEAEGIEYTTFSEVSENPRDFQVMKGAECYAEAGCDAIVVVGGGSPIDCAKGIAIVSSNKRNILEFEGVDNVPVPAPPLVCIPTTAGTSADVSQFAIINDTNRKVKIAIISKAIVPDIALIDPVPLTTLSPELTAHTGMDAITHSVEAYVSNASSPVTDLQALESVRLMHEALLPAQADPTNLGCRYKTMLGSLYAGLAFSNASLGAVHAMAHSLGGFSDLPHGECNALLLEHVVAYNFAVCPGRYETIGKVLGVESGDAGPEEKKRMIVSAIASLRERLGVTETLRDLGVTRDDIPALARNAMHDPCMATNPRPPTQSDIERIYSDAL is encoded by the coding sequence ATGATCGGAACCGGTTTTGAACTACGCAAATTTGTTGCTCCCGAATTCGTGATCGGGGCGGACGCACGAACGCTCGCGGGGAGATACGCGAGAAACCTCGGTGCCCGGCACGTCCTGCTGGTTACCGGCCCGGATATCACGAAGGAATGGTGGCACCGGGACGTGACCGCGAGCCTTGAGGCGGAGGGGATCGAGTACACCACGTTCTCGGAGGTCTCCGAAAACCCCCGGGACTTCCAGGTCATGAAGGGTGCGGAGTGCTACGCGGAGGCGGGCTGCGACGCCATCGTGGTGGTGGGCGGGGGGAGCCCCATCGATTGCGCCAAGGGGATCGCAATCGTCTCCTCCAACAAGAGGAACATCCTGGAGTTCGAGGGAGTGGATAACGTCCCCGTTCCCGCTCCGCCGCTCGTCTGTATCCCCACCACCGCGGGGACCAGCGCCGATGTCTCCCAGTTCGCCATCATCAACGACACGAACCGGAAGGTGAAGATCGCCATCATCAGCAAGGCGATCGTGCCCGATATCGCCCTGATCGACCCGGTCCCCCTCACCACCCTCTCCCCCGAACTGACCGCCCACACCGGCATGGACGCGATCACCCACTCGGTCGAGGCCTACGTCTCAAACGCAAGCTCCCCGGTCACCGACCTGCAGGCGCTGGAATCGGTCCGCCTTATGCACGAGGCCCTTCTCCCGGCGCAGGCCGACCCGACGAACCTCGGATGCCGCTATAAAACAATGCTCGGGAGCCTCTACGCCGGGCTGGCCTTCTCGAACGCGAGCCTCGGGGCGGTCCACGCCATGGCCCACAGCCTGGGAGGGTTCTCCGATCTCCCCCACGGGGAGTGCAATGCCCTGCTCCTGGAGCACGTCGTCGCCTACAACTTCGCGGTATGTCCCGGGAGGTACGAGACCATCGGGAAGGTCCTCGGGGTGGAGTCCGGGGATGCCGGCCCGGAGGAGAAGAAACGTATGATCGTCTCGGCCATCGCCTCGCTCCGGGAGCGGCTCGGCGTCACAGAGACCCTCCGGGACCTGGGGGTGACCAGGGACGATATCCCTGCCCTGGCGCGGAACGCGATGCACGACCCCTGCATGGCCACGAATCCGAGACCCCCGACCCAGTCCGACATCGAACGGATCTACTCTGATGCACTCTGA
- a CDS encoding winged helix-turn-helix domain-containing protein yields MESRTAPGTEIKELKSEISGLRADLKRFIEKANQQHVDNVLQDLKKNYGDLIANHQVEAAGTTLSDRMVRDCAMRDKCFAVFMDFLQTTSGHIRDGSVTDEVIAGYRDQVKALRVKGPYERCDTCFSEVYRLFEKQVDLMRSLGIYLQREDTGTSPAEVPDEEVAKQLLEPVASPQRFQILKALAVRTRTFSELSQMTGLRGGNLLFHLRKLADSGMILQRHERGDYIITDKGWKTVTTISELYRTLHPENLR; encoded by the coding sequence ATGGAATCCAGGACTGCCCCCGGGACGGAGATAAAAGAACTGAAATCCGAGATCTCGGGGCTCCGGGCGGATCTGAAGCGGTTCATCGAGAAGGCGAACCAGCAGCACGTGGACAACGTGCTCCAGGACTTAAAGAAGAACTACGGCGACCTGATTGCGAACCACCAGGTCGAGGCCGCCGGCACCACGCTCTCCGACCGCATGGTCCGTGACTGTGCGATGAGGGACAAATGTTTTGCGGTATTCATGGACTTTCTCCAGACCACTTCGGGACATATCAGGGACGGCAGCGTCACGGACGAGGTCATCGCGGGGTACCGGGACCAGGTGAAGGCCCTCCGGGTGAAAGGGCCCTATGAGCGGTGCGACACCTGTTTTTCCGAAGTCTACCGTCTCTTTGAAAAACAGGTGGACCTGATGCGGTCGCTCGGCATTTACCTGCAGCGGGAGGACACCGGAACGTCGCCGGCGGAGGTACCGGACGAGGAGGTGGCAAAACAGCTCCTCGAACCGGTCGCAAGCCCCCAGAGATTCCAGATCCTGAAGGCGCTCGCCGTCCGGACCCGGACTTTCAGCGAACTCTCGCAGATGACCGGCCTCCGCGGTGGAAACCTTCTCTTCCACCTCAGGAAACTGGCGGACTCGGGGATGATCCTCCAGCGGCACGAGCGGGGGGACTATATCATCACCGACAAGGGGTGGAAGACGGTCACGACGATCTCAGAGCTTTACCGGACGCTGCACCCGGAAAACCTGCGGTAA
- a CDS encoding DNA/RNA non-specific endonuclease: MIPGQGTILTECNKDRVAEQEKAATERFMRAIDNWDEYRQSLAVGTPSSHATPERIDERKELLDPGDSLALERVMGRSDLFPISFLEMGKRVSRSVCRIEVRDAIGRVLWYGTGFLVSPTLLLTNNHILETTEHAKYSLAQFDYENDLNQYPLPVKSFRLAPERFFETDRTLDFALVAVEPRSQDGTTLDGFGYLPLVGQTGKIMKGEYVSIVQHPGGAPKAVAVRENQMIGVKESFLHYLTDTQPGSSGSPVFSDDWRVVALHHAGVQDPNDPMNYIANEGVRVSAILAALASRKEAMKPGQARLLDELLAAFGQVPAVPVPAVPSGMTLGALAAEWYEGSTGYDPAFLGGEHVIPLPALSAAQEEDVATPADGSRDLKYTHFSVVMSRSRRLAFFTAVNIDGSRLQSIGRDTDKWYFDPRIDRSLQCGPDLYEKNDLDQGHLVRRIDPVWGDNAYEANEDTFHFTNCSPQHKKLNRISWLRLEDYILQNAGNYGLRVSVFTGPVFREDDLVYKGEFRIPAEFWKVVAMVKDDGTLSATAYLQTQKNLISDLEFAYGEYKTYQVPVATIKGLTGVDFGDLARYDPLARIEGTSGRLVEGPGDIRL, encoded by the coding sequence ATGATACCAGGACAAGGAACGATACTCACGGAATGTAACAAGGACCGTGTCGCGGAACAGGAGAAAGCAGCGACGGAGCGGTTCATGCGGGCGATCGACAACTGGGACGAGTACAGGCAATCGCTCGCCGTCGGGACTCCTTCCAGTCACGCGACGCCGGAACGGATCGACGAACGGAAGGAGCTCCTGGACCCCGGAGACTCTCTCGCCCTCGAACGGGTGATGGGGAGAAGCGATCTCTTCCCCATATCCTTCCTGGAGATGGGGAAACGGGTGAGCAGGTCGGTCTGCCGGATCGAGGTCCGCGACGCGATCGGGAGGGTGCTCTGGTACGGGACGGGATTTCTCGTGTCGCCGACGCTTCTCCTGACCAACAATCACATCCTCGAGACCACGGAGCATGCGAAATACAGCCTTGCGCAGTTCGACTACGAGAACGACCTGAACCAGTATCCGCTCCCGGTCAAATCGTTCCGCCTCGCCCCCGAGCGGTTCTTCGAGACGGACAGGACACTCGACTTCGCCCTGGTCGCGGTAGAACCGCGGTCGCAGGACGGAACGACGCTCGACGGGTTCGGGTACCTGCCGCTCGTCGGGCAGACCGGCAAGATCATGAAAGGGGAGTACGTGTCCATTGTGCAGCACCCCGGAGGCGCCCCGAAGGCGGTGGCGGTTCGCGAGAACCAGATGATCGGGGTCAAGGAGAGCTTCCTCCACTATCTCACCGATACCCAGCCGGGTTCCTCGGGGTCCCCGGTCTTCTCAGACGACTGGAGGGTGGTCGCACTCCACCATGCCGGCGTGCAGGATCCGAACGATCCCATGAACTATATCGCGAACGAGGGGGTGCGGGTCAGTGCCATCCTGGCAGCGCTCGCCTCCCGGAAGGAGGCCATGAAGCCCGGACAGGCGCGGCTGCTGGACGAGCTTCTCGCTGCCTTCGGGCAGGTCCCCGCAGTCCCGGTCCCGGCCGTGCCATCCGGGATGACGCTGGGAGCACTCGCTGCCGAATGGTACGAAGGGTCGACCGGGTACGACCCCGCATTCCTGGGGGGCGAACACGTCATTCCCCTCCCGGCACTCTCTGCCGCACAGGAGGAGGACGTCGCGACACCGGCGGACGGGAGCCGGGACCTGAAATACACCCATTTCTCGGTGGTGATGAGCAGATCCCGCCGCCTCGCGTTCTTCACCGCGGTGAACATCGACGGCAGCCGGCTCCAGTCGATCGGCCGCGATACGGACAAGTGGTACTTCGACCCGAGGATCGACCGGAGCCTCCAGTGCGGGCCGGACCTCTACGAGAAGAACGACCTCGACCAGGGGCACCTGGTGCGGAGGATCGACCCGGTCTGGGGCGACAACGCGTACGAGGCGAACGAAGACACGTTCCACTTCACCAACTGCTCCCCGCAGCACAAGAAACTGAACCGGATCTCCTGGCTCCGGCTCGAGGATTACATCCTGCAGAATGCCGGGAATTACGGCCTCCGTGTCTCGGTGTTTACCGGACCGGTCTTCCGGGAGGACGACCTCGTCTACAAGGGAGAGTTCCGGATTCCGGCCGAGTTCTGGAAGGTGGTCGCGATGGTGAAGGACGACGGCACGCTTTCAGCCACGGCATACCTCCAGACGCAGAAGAACCTGATCTCGGACCTCGAGTTCGCCTACGGCGAGTACAAGACGTACCAGGTCCCGGTCGCCACCATCAAAGGGCTCACCGGGGTCGATTTCGGGGACCTCGCGAGATACGATCCTCTCGCGAGAATCGAGGGCACATCGGGAAGGCTCGTCGAAGGCCCCGGGGATATCCGGCTCTAG
- a CDS encoding MTH865 family protein encodes MPTWKYTGKDVSASKAEKSLNAIKSACFGCDSHDPECSIAKAAGDVALMVDSGDASVKDQIHAQITGALNGAKFPIKTPEALIAAFPDGADTTCRVGDLSMTAGEAGTLLKKSDFPFKSAKEVADVIVERAGL; translated from the coding sequence ATGCCCACATGGAAGTACACCGGCAAGGACGTATCCGCCTCAAAAGCGGAGAAATCCCTGAACGCAATCAAAAGCGCCTGTTTCGGGTGCGACAGTCACGACCCCGAGTGTTCGATCGCAAAGGCGGCCGGAGACGTCGCCCTGATGGTCGATTCCGGGGACGCATCTGTGAAAGACCAGATCCACGCACAGATCACGGGAGCCTTGAACGGGGCGAAATTCCCGATCAAGACCCCCGAGGCCCTCATTGCAGCGTTCCCGGACGGTGCGGACACGACCTGCCGTGTCGGGGACCTTTCGATGACCGCCGGAGAGGCAGGGACGCTCCTGAAAAAGTCCGATTTCCCCTTCAAGAGTGCGAAGGAAGTCGCCGACGTCATCGTCGAACGGGCGGGACTGTAA
- a CDS encoding C-GCAxxG-C-C family protein → MSRSDDAERSFMSGFTCSAAVFSTFSEELGLDAETAKKIACGFGAGVSKTGNMCGAVSGAIMVIGLKYGKSRAGDNEATDTTRALTREFIRKFSARNGAINCTALLGYDLSNPEDYRKAAASGLFITSCKGYVRDAVEILDGILSQPR, encoded by the coding sequence ATGAGCAGATCCGACGATGCGGAAAGGAGTTTCATGTCCGGTTTCACCTGCTCCGCTGCGGTATTTTCCACGTTCTCCGAAGAACTGGGGCTCGATGCAGAGACCGCGAAGAAGATCGCCTGCGGGTTCGGGGCCGGGGTATCGAAGACCGGGAACATGTGCGGTGCCGTCTCCGGGGCGATCATGGTCATCGGGCTGAAATACGGAAAGTCCCGTGCCGGGGACAACGAAGCGACGGATACGACCCGGGCGCTCACCCGGGAGTTCATCCGCAAATTCTCCGCACGGAACGGCGCGATCAACTGCACTGCGCTCCTGGGATACGATCTCAGCAACCCCGAGGACTACAGGAAGGCTGCTGCAAGCGGCCTCTTCATCACGTCGTGCAAGGGATACGTCCGGGATGCCGTGGAAATCCTGGACGGGATCCTTTCGCAGCCCAGGTAA
- a CDS encoding DUF7504 family protein, translating into MAFPLEDFQNEEIYLIMASAAEIRQKNIELIRMLLDKDYEVLVITTNQPYDILKKNYEKNGIPMDRITVVDTVTKYALGRDHEPVPNCRFVTNPADLTAIGIAVTESLGGLKGKKVSLLFDSVNSMLIYISSANITKFVHFVTNKLRLTGFSGIFLAVEKGLDPDVLTQLITFVDKAIDLEKAGANLKEIPAG; encoded by the coding sequence ATGGCATTTCCCCTGGAAGACTTCCAGAACGAGGAGATATACCTCATCATGGCCTCGGCCGCGGAGATCCGGCAGAAGAACATCGAACTGATCCGGATGCTGCTGGATAAAGATTACGAGGTCCTGGTAATCACTACCAACCAGCCTTACGATATCCTGAAAAAGAACTACGAGAAGAACGGGATCCCGATGGACCGGATCACGGTGGTCGACACCGTGACGAAGTACGCCCTCGGCCGCGACCACGAACCGGTGCCGAACTGCCGGTTCGTGACCAACCCCGCGGACCTGACCGCCATAGGGATCGCGGTAACGGAATCCCTCGGCGGGCTCAAAGGAAAGAAAGTATCCCTCCTCTTCGACTCGGTCAACTCCATGCTGATCTACATCTCGTCCGCGAACATCACCAAGTTCGTGCACTTCGTGACCAACAAACTGCGGCTGACAGGGTTCTCAGGGATCTTCCTCGCGGTGGAAAAGGGGCTCGACCCGGACGTCCTCACCCAGCTGATCACCTTCGTGGACAAGGCCATCGACCTCGAGAAGGCGGGTGCGAATCTGAAAGAGATTCCGGCGGGATGA
- a CDS encoding transglutaminase-like domain-containing protein, with protein sequence MKTGRYTLLLVILLLGFAILACGCLNAEDNVPPSGDPDKTLALADTAYEQGRYRTASALYDQAYGEYTSAGNTSAALEARNGKFRAKRMILEFPYNLSGVMTAINETFPDVAPVRKAGWIVPGESQQIVSDSEVLYYEGTVKNIYFHNPDLIRARMAALGHTAIYDQAAAVALGPVPPGDGPYVNPVTFEGTGTLTVPGDTLPPNGTLRIWLPLPIETDSQREVAVLSVEPARYIVSGPDTTGDIGLVYLEIPLEEVSAGDLTVSTRFRFTEYEQRFTIDRAKAGVYNTSDPLYIAYTSPGDNIVITPEMAAKAREMVGSETNPYTQARRIYWYIIGNNAYSLAPHLMLDTAGIPESSYMLETGFGDCGTQSMYYAALCRSLGIPARAIGGYQLLPGVEGTHFWAEFYLPEYGWVPVDVTIAEAADWSFNATPGERESFRDYYIGNLDPYRFVIQKDVDIPLDPDPGDAVLFSTVHQKPAVLCDTCTEDMELVAVEHWKMEFQRV encoded by the coding sequence ATGAAAACCGGCCGATATACTCTCCTTCTGGTAATCCTCCTGCTGGGTTTTGCCATTCTCGCCTGCGGGTGCCTGAACGCGGAAGATAACGTGCCGCCCTCCGGCGACCCGGACAAGACCCTCGCCCTCGCGGATACCGCGTATGAACAGGGCCGGTATCGTACGGCTTCCGCGCTTTACGACCAGGCATACGGAGAGTATACCTCCGCCGGGAACACTTCCGCTGCCCTGGAAGCACGAAACGGGAAGTTCCGGGCGAAGAGGATGATTCTCGAATTTCCTTACAACCTTTCGGGGGTTATGACGGCCATCAACGAGACTTTCCCGGACGTCGCCCCGGTCCGGAAGGCGGGATGGATCGTGCCGGGAGAGAGCCAGCAGATCGTGTCGGATAGCGAGGTGCTGTACTACGAAGGTACGGTCAAGAACATCTACTTCCACAACCCCGACCTCATCCGGGCCCGCATGGCTGCGCTCGGGCACACTGCGATCTATGACCAGGCGGCTGCCGTCGCCCTGGGACCGGTGCCTCCCGGGGACGGGCCCTACGTTAACCCCGTGACCTTCGAAGGGACGGGGACACTCACGGTGCCGGGGGATACGCTCCCCCCGAACGGTACCCTGCGGATATGGCTCCCCCTCCCCATAGAGACCGACTCCCAGCGGGAGGTTGCGGTGCTCTCGGTCGAACCGGCACGCTACATCGTATCCGGGCCGGATACCACCGGTGACATCGGCCTGGTCTACCTGGAGATCCCGCTGGAAGAAGTGTCCGCCGGGGACCTCACGGTCTCCACACGGTTCCGGTTCACCGAATACGAGCAGCGGTTCACAATCGACCGGGCGAAGGCGGGAGTATACAATACGAGCGATCCCCTCTACATCGCCTACACGAGCCCGGGGGACAATATCGTGATCACGCCGGAAATGGCCGCGAAGGCCCGGGAGATGGTAGGGTCGGAGACCAACCCCTACACGCAGGCGAGGAGGATCTACTGGTATATCATCGGGAACAATGCCTACAGCCTGGCCCCCCACCTCATGCTCGACACGGCGGGAATTCCTGAGTCCTCCTACATGCTCGAGACCGGCTTTGGGGACTGCGGGACCCAGAGCATGTATTACGCCGCACTCTGCCGGTCGCTGGGCATCCCGGCGAGGGCCATCGGAGGGTACCAGCTCCTGCCCGGGGTTGAAGGGACCCATTTCTGGGCGGAGTTCTACCTTCCGGAGTACGGCTGGGTCCCGGTCGACGTGACGATCGCGGAAGCGGCAGACTGGTCGTTCAACGCCACCCCCGGGGAGCGTGAGTCATTCCGGGACTATTATATCGGAAACCTGGACCCTTACCGGTTCGTGATCCAGAAGGATGTGGACATCCCCCTCGACCCCGACCCGGGCGATGCGGTGCTCTTCTCCACCGTGCACCAGAAACCCGCGGTGCTCTGCGACACGTGCACTGAGGACATGGAGCTCGTCGCCGTAGAACACTGGAAGATGGAGTTCCAGAGGGTGTGA
- a CDS encoding alkylmercury lyase family protein, protein MPHLKDILGDTVRDRCERARLTPRENEVRKCVLRVFAARGSPPDPKEIADLISGTPEMREKLPMAREIPDMVSLSPEMPDVLQGPPENPDMHSLPPENPDISPIARKRPDGLPLPPEKPDILPKIPAVSDVLPVPSEIEVLQALARLHAADILTLRGGRIVAAYPFSAAETRHLVVFSDGHTAYALCAADALGIHFLLDEDITVRSLCPECGREIVIVLEGGKIQSCDPAGAIEFVKARDRCGCHADACCPDLNFFCGPDHLAQWQECGVHSREGVVFSLEEALEESRSIFKGFLG, encoded by the coding sequence ATGCCACACCTGAAGGACATTCTCGGGGACACGGTCAGGGACCGGTGCGAACGAGCCCGGCTCACCCCGCGGGAGAACGAGGTCCGAAAATGCGTCCTCCGGGTCTTCGCGGCGAGAGGCAGTCCCCCGGACCCGAAGGAGATCGCGGATCTGATCTCCGGAACCCCGGAGATGCGTGAAAAACTCCCCATGGCCCGGGAAATTCCCGATATGGTCTCCCTGTCCCCGGAAATGCCCGATGTACTCCAGGGACCCCCGGAAAACCCCGATATGCACTCCCTGCCTCCGGAGAATCCTGATATATCCCCCATAGCCCGGAAAAGGCCTGATGGGCTCCCTCTGCCGCCGGAGAAGCCTGATATACTCCCCAAGATCCCGGCGGTTTCCGATGTGCTCCCGGTGCCCTCAGAGATCGAAGTACTCCAGGCCCTCGCGAGGCTGCACGCCGCGGATATCCTGACGCTCCGGGGCGGAAGGATTGTGGCGGCATATCCGTTCTCCGCGGCTGAAACCCGCCATTTGGTCGTCTTTTCGGACGGGCACACCGCATACGCTCTTTGTGCGGCCGATGCCCTGGGCATCCATTTCCTGCTCGACGAGGATATCACCGTCCGGTCTCTCTGCCCGGAATGTGGACGTGAGATTGTCATTGTCCTTGAAGGCGGGAAGATCCAATCCTGCGACCCTGCGGGTGCGATCGAGTTCGTGAAGGCCCGGGACCGGTGCGGGTGCCACGCAGACGCCTGCTGCCCGGACCTGAACTTCTTCTGCGGACCTGACCACCTCGCACAATGGCAGGAATGCGGGGTTCATTCCCGTGAGGGGGTCGTATTTTCTCTCGAAGAGGCGCTGGAGGAGAGTAGGAGTATTTTTAAGGGGTTTCTGGGGTAA
- a CDS encoding PAS domain S-box protein, with protein sequence MTSNHTPDWDRQREKIIGLGETSIHKSYYPELQQRLSELLRKNQELAAAYQQLAAAEEDLRSHYNELSARERELRESEEKFREIFDKVNDAIFIHERGEDLFSGRFLEVNEVACRLVGATREALLDLHPLDFLTRKSDLPAGEINGRLNATGHVLFETWLSRTDGTVFPAEVNAHHVTLLGREVTLAVVRDITDRKLAEEALNRATEKLNLLNQITFTDIQNAIFSLHGYFELERIDALDEGKTGYREKEIAIVRSISETLKFARQYQNLGLRPPSWQSVTHSFLYAISHLDLGEITRDLGVDGISIFADPHLENVFFTLAENVLLHGKTATAITLSARETQDGLMILFGDNGVGVPADMKEKIFDRRYEEKKGMGLFLSREILSITGITIRENGTPGTGACFEILVPRGVYRIEEKDRTIPVS encoded by the coding sequence ATGACCTCTAACCACACGCCCGACTGGGACCGCCAGCGGGAGAAGATCATCGGCCTCGGCGAGACCTCGATCCACAAGAGCTACTATCCCGAGCTCCAGCAGCGGCTCTCCGAACTGCTCAGGAAGAACCAGGAACTCGCCGCCGCCTACCAGCAGCTCGCCGCCGCGGAAGAGGACCTCCGCTCGCACTACAACGAGCTCTCGGCGAGGGAGCGGGAGCTCCGGGAGAGCGAGGAGAAGTTCCGGGAGATATTCGATAAGGTCAACGACGCCATATTCATCCACGAGCGGGGGGAGGACCTGTTCTCCGGCAGGTTCCTGGAGGTCAACGAGGTCGCCTGCCGGCTGGTGGGCGCCACCCGCGAAGCGCTCCTCGATCTCCACCCCCTCGATTTTCTCACCCGGAAGAGCGACCTGCCGGCAGGGGAGATCAACGGGAGGTTGAACGCCACCGGTCACGTGCTCTTCGAGACATGGCTTTCGCGGACGGACGGGACCGTCTTCCCCGCGGAAGTCAACGCCCACCACGTGACCCTCCTCGGCCGGGAGGTGACCCTCGCGGTGGTGAGGGACATCACCGACCGGAAACTCGCAGAAGAGGCGCTGAACCGGGCAACCGAGAAATTAAATCTTCTCAACCAGATCACGTTCACCGACATCCAGAACGCGATATTCTCGCTGCATGGGTACTTCGAGCTGGAGAGGATAGACGCGTTGGACGAGGGGAAGACCGGGTACCGGGAAAAAGAGATCGCCATCGTCCGGAGTATCAGTGAGACACTGAAGTTCGCCCGGCAGTACCAGAACCTGGGCCTCCGGCCGCCCTCGTGGCAGAGCGTCACCCACTCGTTCCTCTACGCGATCTCTCACCTCGACCTCGGGGAGATCACCCGGGACCTCGGGGTGGACGGCATCAGTATCTTTGCCGACCCGCACCTGGAGAACGTCTTCTTCACCCTCGCCGAGAACGTGCTCCTGCACGGAAAAACCGCGACCGCGATCACGCTCAGTGCCCGGGAGACCCAGGACGGGCTGATGATCCTCTTCGGGGACAATGGCGTAGGCGTCCCCGCCGATATGAAGGAGAAGATCTTCGACCGGAGGTACGAGGAGAAGAAAGGAATGGGCCTCTTCTTATCCCGGGAGATCCTCTCTATCACCGGGATCACCATCAGGGAGAACGGAACTCCCGGAACGGGCGCATGCTTCGAGATCCTGGTCCCCCGCGGAGTGTACCGGATCGAGGAGAAAGACCGTACAATACCCGTGTCCTGA